Genomic window (Ananas comosus cultivar F153 linkage group 1, ASM154086v1, whole genome shotgun sequence):
atcatcaatttggaagctctatcatcgaaaataaatcggtagtaaatcgagccgtttactaccgatagtattctagcaaaaacTCAAATCATGAAAATCTCAGTTACTCAATTATATGCTGATGAAATTTGCACAAGTATGAGAATGGTGggtgatttgaaataaattttaaggtTCTTAGTTAGGTAGAATATTGTGACAACATGAGATCTAATTAATGGAGATATAAAGGTTAAACATGTTTTTCTTGggccttaattaattaactctctctctctctctctctctctctctcttctttgtgcttaccaagtgtatgtacattGAGCCTAACTTCTGGTATAACTACTGTAAATCAGGTAACAACAGGCTAAGGTCAGGTTCCGCGTCGccgctttttttttaaaaaatattttttaacattaattttgtataatttgatTCGCCGAAAAAAGTACAAATAGTAATTCggtataatttagtttttatgtaatttcatttgaaatttcccttattttttaaatattttgaatttgaagttgtttacagaaaaaaaaaaaaaaaagtataggtACCAGGTTGCCATAATGGGATAGTACAGGGGCTATCCCTACATTTTACCTACAGAGGATGGATCttcttaataaattaaaacGTTGACATTATTGTTCCGTGCCAGCTGGCAGATGGGCATTGGCTCTATTAAAATAGGTgccttattaattattattgttctttttcttcaacCAATTATTTGCAATTGCttgtttgaaaatttaagcCTAAATTTCAAATAACGAGGGGAGATTTcgtgtaaaaatatataatcaaaaatatttatttttttttttgcctaatATTATATTCTGCATATTATAAtaagtcggttatgatatacaTTTTAAGCTTCTACTAAAATAATACAGAAGCATATCACTATATATTTTCACccaaactttattttatttattagcaTTAAATGTGCCTCAATACTAAACGAACACTAAATagaattatacttaattatactTAATGGCAAAtttatagaattaaaaaaactatacttaattattttatagtttagcatatttttactCTATCATTTTACGGTTCAAAAGTTgtactaattattttataactttatttCTGTTTCACCGTAAAAACCTAAcattaaatagaatttaaaaattttattttattaacttatttaatggcaaattttttttgaccaaataaaaataaattatgaaataGTTAAGAGCGACTCAGTGAACCAACGAGTAACAAAGTAAAAATGCACTAGCTAGTTTTCCCAGAAGTGGAGAGTGTGAAGTGATTTTCTATCGTAAGTGTCCACTCTCTTTGTTTGGCTCACCGTAACTTCACTTTCGTTCGAAACTCAAACTTTCCAGTACATCGTAATTGAATTTGGCCCATTATAGACCGAagtcaattacaaaaaaaaaataaacaaattaaagcAAAATACTAACCCTTTTCTCACACCTTCAGTTTTTACATCATTTGTTTCCTGCCAAATAACtatcaaaattagaaaaattttacttCCACAGCTATACAAACAAATAGCTAAAAAGCAGTAACTTTTATTTGAACTCTAGTTCATCCGAAAATCTACTTCAATCTAAATTTTACAATCGGTAATTATACAGgaacaaattgaagtttacacAGAACTTAAACAGCTGAGATTTCTTTGATCACATGAAAGCGATTGTGTAGATATATACGAATTCatttatcttaatttattaattaatcactATCAATTTCAAAGCTGCTATCTACAAGAAAGGtatagaaaagtttttttttaaattctctttttcttttttgtttttaatggaCAAATCAGTGTCTATTTGCAATTCTTTTCATGAAAAGAGGACAAAGTGTACAAATTCACACAGCAAATGCAttgaaaatgataaataaattaataaagtaaGTTGCAGTATTAATCACCAACAAGAATAGTTGGTTGTTATTTGGATTATTGCTATTCAAATAGTAAGATTTAATTCTGAACAAATGCATTTCAAAATTATGTAGAAGATTTGTGATCTCAACTTTCCGATCAGTGTACATCACTAGTGAATTTTAAGTCTTGGGATCAGGAGTTTTCAGAATAATTGTATAACACTCAAATAAACCCACATCGAAAATGACAAAGGAAttgtgattgaaaataaaaaaagatcacGAAGCTTTAACAATAATAACCGGAGTTAATCATTTAGGGTTGGTGGTTTGGACTCAAGGAGTTATTAGTATTAGTAGGTCGGATCATTATATTTGATATCAGAACCAAATACCAATTAGAAGTGTGAGAGATGAGTGATATATAGGACAAAATACTGTACCATAGATTTGGTAGGGGGTTACTGAAAGGATTTGGCTTTAGAATCTTACATCGTCTAATACTTTTGAACTTtttagatttggatttggatctaACGAAAACGTCAGTGTTTAGATAGAGGGAGTATGTAATGCtctaataatcccacatcagtTGAGATATTGGATAGAAAAGAAATTGTAATTAAAAACATGATTTCTGTAACACCCATATCGGATGTAAAAAGAATTGTGAGCGAAAACATGATTTTCATATGGTTGGAAAAAGAGTTGTGATTGAAAACTAACTAGTTATTACAGTAGCACTGAGATTttagaataactagtttttttctctttttttttgagatgatTTCAAACCACAAAGTATTAAACTTGaatggtttaaaatataaaattaaattacaagTACAAAGCATTACACCTTTTAATTATAAGATAGGACTATAGGAGCAAACTACGAAAATGtggataaatattttattaaaagaataaatttcatacagctttctataaatatatttttataaagttcaacttttatttattgtccttataaaagtcctaatattttcaaatatgtccctatgatttgttaccgttaaagcactgtctattttataaatgaaatgatCTTTATTTCATTGCAAAAAAATTGAACTTATAGAAATACTtctgtaatttattatatttatagggacctATATACAATTAACCCTTTCTTAAAAAAGACGAAAATCTTTCGTGAGGGAAAGGGAAACTTCCCATTGGCTCACAGGGACCCATTGTGaaaaaagtttataatatattatcccTAACTTttaataggtaaaaatgtatggggGCCACCTCAACTATATGCTATTCTTGAAATGATCCCCCAATTTTTGGTTCAGACTATTTTAACTTTCAGTTTTTGATAATTAAGAATTTTTGTCAAAAAAGGTCAGGAATTTCATCAAATTCGTcagtaattttatcaaatttaataaatttagtcaCTTTTTTTGCAAACAATATTGAAATAATTGATGATTAACGTATAGTAGAATCACAGATTTTagcaaaattttcaaacaatttacttttaaatttgaggGGGTGCATTTCCGAATTGTTTATAGCTGAGGGGGTTTCCATATATTTTACCTTTCcaatgcacaaaaaaaaaaaaaaagaggaggagggaACCTTTGAACacttctttttaaaattttttaacttaatttaagAGCAATGAGCAACTTTGAGATTGGCCGATCCCTTTGACCACAAATTCTCTTCGGCTTTGATCTCTTCGTTTACGTAGTTGGtattaattttgagcttttcGTTGAGATTATTGCGAAACCAGTTGGTGAATTTGGTGGATTAATTGGACTTGGTCCGATTTTGAGGCGATCTCACTTCGTTTTAGGtgatttggaggagaaaaaaatgagattttgagGGCTAATTTGGTGGTTTTTGAGGTGGTGAAGggttttttgatgattttgggGACTATCCAGATCGAGATTTGGGTGGATTTTTCTCATTTGGTAAGTAATCAatcatcttttttatttcattttcaaaaaaaaaaaattcccctTTTTGGttcaaattagttttttttttctttttttttgttcattcaATTGAAGGTTTTTATTTAGTGTCTATCACCTGTTTGTTTTATGTTCTCTAAGAATCCTATCATATTGTTTTccagtaaattttttattttgttgtgcaaaattatcttttttttaaaaaaaattgtttcaaaTCGAGAATTGCTATATGAAACTTCTGAAAATTTGGTTGCAGAAACTCTGGGATCTTCGGAAAGATGCCAGTAGCACAAGAGCAATTTGAGATCATGTTTCGGCTACAAGATGGATCGGATATTGGCCCCTTTACGTACCCGACCGCCGCCACCGTCGCGACACTCAAGGAAAGTATTATAGCTCACTGGCCTAAAGGTTAGTTTGAATTATATCTTCATTTTGTTACCAAAATAATTATGTTTGAATTATATTCCTGCATTTTGAGGTTCAAATCAAAAAGTTCTAAAATACTGTTTGATGTTGAATAACAATCGGATTACCTTTGAATAGGCACTTTTTTGAGCTCTTTCTCAAATTAAATCagtgtttaatatttttatgcaTATGTTTAAATGGAATATCTTTCTGTTTGGAGTACCTGCGATTGTCGAATTTTTGGACAACAAAAATGTTGGATCTTTTTGTTGTTCCACAGGGCATTTCATCATTTATGCGAGATTATGAGTTGCTTGTGCACTCATTTTGTGACTATGAATCACTCGTTTTGTTCATGTTTGTTTGTCATTCAAATTTCTATACGAGAAGTTAAAATGTTAAAAGTGAAGTATTCCTAAACCTTGGAAGCATTgtatttgttaaatataaaaatgtttaaacatcgttttctaacagcttaagcttttagagtacaacggttgtttcacatggtatcagagcaggaggttctGAGTTCAAGTCATGCCAGACCTCTAGTataattaatttcctcccatttatcaagcccacgtcatgggccgactaaaaagtctcgagcccagacgtgagggagagtgttaaatataaaaatgtttaaataccgttctctaacagcttaagcttttagagtacaacggttgtttcacagtaTTATCTCACTATTGTTTCGACTTTGTTGACGGCATGCAACCATTATCAAAGAAGAGGAACAATAGGAACAACATTAGTAACACAAAAGGTAGCCAATTCCTTATTAGGGGTACACAAATGAGTAGGATACTGCTAAATAAACTTTGCAGAACACTAGTTAGATCAGTTTGTTTCTTTCAAGCAACCtatttgttacattagagaaaATAATATGGCTCTGACTTTAACTtcatgtattatttattttcggCCGCATCAACTCTCTATGAAAGGATATGTAGACATGTTTTGCTTTTGGTAACACTAATGATAAAGACCAATGGAGTATAATAAGGTGTTTGTGACATGAATGTTGGTGTTGGTAAGCTTTTGTACACCGATTTAACAGGTATTGAAGATCAATCATCTCTTCTTCGTAGAAGATAATTGAGCGATAACCATTAAATAAGGAAGTTAGATATTTCGCCGGGAGTTGTTAAGTGAAATGATCATATTTGTTGATGTTCAAACCGACAAAGTTAAGGCTAGTTTCCGAAGTTTTAAGTTTTCCTCTGCCCAGAGTGGTGGATTAGCCTAATACGTAAGTTAGATATTTCGCAGATGTAGATGCCAAACCTCTTCAAAGAATTAAATAATCAaacacaaattaaaaaaaaaaaaatgtcatcaTCATCCATTGCTCTTTCTAAAATGACGAGGCCAACGGGACCACTATGCAAGTGCGAGAAGCATTgacaaattcttttttattggttGTTGGTATGTCAATAACCTAACAACTGTTGCTAACTTTTATATCagttatcatatatatatttgtgtggTTTTATTGTCCCTCGCAATATGTTTTACTTTtctatgttgtttttttttttactcctacCAACATGCACTAAACTTGAAGATATGGCTTTTAACTGCAGAGAAGGGACTCGGTCCGAGGTCCGTAAACGATGTTAAGTTAATTATTTCTGGAAAGATATTAGAGAACAGTAAAACTCTGGTGGAGTACAAAAGCTCAACATTTGATTTTTCTGGGGTGACAACTATGCTTGTTGTcattcgccctcctccgcctccagaAAAAAACTCAGGTTAGTACGTATCTTTTTATGcgattgaactatatataacTTCACCATTCTCTTAACTGGAACATTTTATTCTCTCGACGAACAGATAAAATAACACGAAAGAAGCACAAAGATTGCAGTTGTGTATGTGCGATATTGTAGCGGTTTTCACGTGCGAAAGCAGTAATATGTGCAGCTGGGATTAGTCATTCTTTTCGCCTTTTCTCTAAAAGTGCTTGACCTTGTAAAAGATAAAAGggattttactctttttttgtttgttttttcttttatttttgatcttTCATTGGATTGACAAAATTTCATTTTGAGTCTCCTATGTTTTGTGTTTCGGGGAGAatcaaaatttgcaaaaaaaaaaaaaaaaattgtgaatatGTAGACCTGGCGTTTGTATAAAGATTGCTATTGTTTTGTACATTCAgtgtaaatcaaatcaaaacagTTGACACTTCTCTTTATTATGTCATGAAATTTATCGCCGCGAAGTATCTTTCGTGaacaattttacaaaaatttactgCTCTGCGTGACATCAATAAGAAAAACTATGTTTGGAGAATGGAAATGAACTTCTCTGAAACTTTTTAAGTTCTCAAACTTTTATGACTTTGGTGGCATCTTTTATGGTGTAGTTTGCTGGTGCGTTCTTTATCCCGTGTGAAATCTGAAAGAAGTTGAAGGGACTGGGTATCCAGAAGATCCAGATTGAATCCCAACAATTTGGTGTTGTTCTAAGTGGAGCTTGAATCCCGATAAATCAATCATCTAGTCCTTGGATAAATCGAGAAAtaaattgtaaataattttttgtgatACTCTAATGATCTCACATCGGATGAAAATGAGGTTATGCTTGGACATATCAGAGACCGTggactctaataataataattggacttaCATATTTTGAACTGATAGTtcggcccaacgagttattattgctagtgaatcggatcgttatatttggtatcagagctaatctTCCGGTCATCTTGAGCTACGTGTGTCATTGAGCATGAGAATGGGGTTGTGATTAGAAATTTAAGGGACCATGATGTCTCGACCCAATGAGTCGAATGAGAATGAGCGATATTTGGACGCAACACGAATGAGAATGGGATTGGGATTAAAATATACGGGGACCATGAGGACGGTAGTAGTCTCAATCGAATGAGAATGGGATTGTGGTTAGAAATTTAAAGGACCGTGATGGTCTGGACCCAATGAGTCGAATGAGAATGAGCGAGATTTGGACCCAACACGAATGAGAATGGGATTGGGGTTAGAAATTAATATAAGGGACCATGAGATTTTCATCGAACAAGAATGAGAATAGGATTGTGATTAGAAATATAAGGGACCATGAGGTTTGGATCCAATGAGTTGACCGAGAATGGGATTGATTgtgattagaaatataaaaaaccaTGAGGTTTgaatccaacgagttattattgttagtgagTCGGAtcattatatttggtatcagagcgaccAGCTGGAAGTACCGAAAGTGGAAGCAATAGTCCCTCACTGCATGATAATAGAATTATAATTGGACATATAAGATACCATGAACcattattataataatactataataatatacatGAGTATTTTGAGCCAGTAGTTTGAGCTCAATAAGTTGTTATTATCAGTTGTTCGGTCATTACAtatttatactcttttttttttattttgaaaaaaaaaaaacccaataatTGCAATAGATAAATTTGAAATCATCAAGTTTAtccacatctttttttttttactttttcaataATTAAACACCTATTCCTCAAAACAACCATATACTCAATTGCTTTTTAATCAGTAATTAAGTATAATCAATAATCCTATTTAACCGAATCCCCTCTTATCTCTCTAACCCCACTCCCAACACCCCCCCCTACGTCTCTCTCTAAAATACAGGAAACAATATCTTACTCACTATaactaacttttaaattttaaaaaaccccaaaacaaataataaacaaacaaaataaataa
Coding sequences:
- the LOC109710659 gene encoding membrane-anchored ubiquitin-fold protein 1-like, encoding MPVAQEQFEIMFRLQDGSDIGPFTYPTAATVATLKESIIAHWPKEKGLGPRSVNDVKLIISGKILENSKTLVEYKSSTFDFSGVTTMLVVIRPPPPPEKNSDKITRKKHKDCSCVCAIL